A region from the Candidatus Poribacteria bacterium genome encodes:
- a CDS encoding sirohydrochlorin cobaltochelatase, producing the protein MLKTAVIVIDHGSRFQAANEMLEEVVEMLRARNAFDIVEVAHMELADPSLDAAFDACVRQGAERVVVQLYFLSPGRHSQSDIPRMTAEAAARHSGVEAVVTEPLGLDERLIDVVVSRVRESIAEEPSVA; encoded by the coding sequence GTGCTGAAAACCGCTGTCATCGTCATCGACCACGGCAGCCGGTTCCAAGCGGCGAACGAGATGCTCGAAGAGGTCGTCGAGATGCTCCGGGCGCGCAACGCCTTCGACATCGTCGAGGTCGCGCACATGGAGCTCGCCGATCCGAGCCTCGATGCCGCGTTCGACGCGTGTGTCCGGCAGGGGGCGGAGCGCGTCGTCGTACAGCTCTATTTTCTGTCGCCGGGACGTCATTCGCAGAGCGACATCCCGCGCATGACGGCGGAAGCTGCCGCGCGGCATTCGGGCGTCGAGGCGGTTGTCACCGAGCCGCTGGGACTCGATGAGCGCCTGATCGATGTCGTCGTCTCCCGTGTCCGGGAGTCCATCGCAGAGGAACCGTCGGTCGCATGA
- a CDS encoding mandelate racemase/muconate lactonizing enzyme family protein, which yields MRIRDIRSLGLIGATPEGGWTDELLPDDCVHTLVFVETDEGLTGTGSVFTNDRLVRAALEVLKPLYDGENALEPERVSEKLRQNMFWLGRGGSIEHTISGIDIALWDLLGQATDQPVGRLLGGRYRDRVLPYASLLMEEPGALADRLARIRAQGFRAFKIGWGPFGRRNAATDEAIVRAARDAVGTDCLLMVDAGGSDAHWHQGYKWAIRAAEMLADYDAYWFEEPLRPDDLDDYALLRRNAPLPIAGGEVLTRRQAFQPWIEARAVDIVQPDVTKVGGITESRRIAWMASDHGIRMIPHGWNTAVGLAADLQLASAFPHTDLVEYIADSLYVEGIVAEAWELDGDGMLAIPEAPGLGVALDMDAVRRYSRGA from the coding sequence GTGAGGATCCGCGATATTCGCTCGCTCGGACTGATCGGCGCGACGCCCGAAGGCGGCTGGACCGACGAGCTGCTTCCCGACGACTGCGTCCACACGCTCGTCTTCGTCGAGACGGACGAGGGGCTCACTGGCACAGGCTCGGTGTTCACCAACGACCGGCTCGTCCGCGCCGCGCTCGAAGTCCTCAAGCCGCTCTACGACGGCGAGAACGCCCTGGAGCCCGAGCGCGTCAGCGAGAAGCTGCGTCAGAACATGTTCTGGCTCGGACGCGGCGGCAGCATCGAGCACACGATCAGCGGGATCGACATCGCCCTGTGGGACCTGCTAGGCCAGGCGACGGATCAGCCGGTCGGGCGGCTGCTTGGCGGGCGGTACCGCGACCGGGTTCTGCCCTACGCCTCGCTGCTCATGGAGGAGCCCGGCGCGCTGGCGGACCGGTTGGCGCGCATCCGAGCGCAGGGGTTCCGCGCATTCAAGATCGGCTGGGGACCCTTCGGACGGCGGAACGCGGCGACCGATGAGGCGATCGTCCGAGCGGCGCGCGACGCCGTCGGAACCGACTGCCTCCTCATGGTCGACGCCGGCGGGAGCGACGCGCACTGGCATCAGGGCTACAAGTGGGCGATCCGCGCGGCGGAGATGCTCGCCGACTACGACGCCTACTGGTTCGAGGAGCCGCTTCGTCCCGATGACCTGGACGACTACGCGCTCCTACGCCGGAACGCGCCGCTGCCGATCGCCGGTGGCGAAGTCCTGACGCGTCGGCAGGCGTTCCAGCCGTGGATCGAAGCCCGCGCCGTCGATATCGTCCAGCCGGACGTGACGAAGGTGGGCGGCATCACGGAGTCGCGCCGGATCGCCTGGATGGCGTCGGATCACGGGATTCGGATGATCCCGCACGGGTGGAACACGGCGGTGGGTCTCGCCGCCGATCTGCAGCTCGCATCGGCGTTCCCGCACACGGACCTCGTCGAGTACATCGCGGACTCGCTCTACGTGGAAGGGATCGTGGCGGAGGCGTGGGAGCTCGACGGAGACGGGATGCTCGCCATACCGGAGGCTCCGGGGCTGGGCGTCGCCCTCGACATGGACGCCGTGCGGCGGTACAGCCGAGGCGCTTGA
- a CDS encoding EVE domain-containing protein → MNHWLLKTEPGTYSYADLVRDGGTFWNGIRNYQARNNLQAMRVGDLALIYHSVEPREVVGVARVTREAYPDPTVDDPRWVAVDIVPVGELREPVSLATIKSTPALAAMVLIRHTRLSVVPVTAAEFREVLRLGRGEHLA, encoded by the coding sequence ATGAACCACTGGCTGCTCAAAACGGAACCGGGAACCTACTCCTACGCCGACCTCGTCCGCGACGGCGGGACGTTCTGGAACGGCATCCGCAACTACCAGGCGCGGAACAACCTCCAGGCGATGCGCGTCGGCGATCTGGCGCTCATCTACCACAGCGTCGAGCCGCGCGAGGTCGTGGGCGTCGCCCGCGTCACGCGTGAGGCGTACCCCGACCCGACGGTCGATGATCCGCGTTGGGTCGCCGTGGACATCGTGCCGGTCGGAGAGCTCCGGGAACCGGTGTCCCTGGCGACGATCAAATCGACGCCTGCGCTCGCGGCGATGGTGCTGATCCGCCACACGCGGCTGTCCGTGGTTCCCGTGACGGCTGCGGAGTTCCGGGAGGTCCTCCGGCTGGGGAGGGGCGAGCATCTCGCCTGA